Proteins encoded within one genomic window of Sphingomonas cannabina:
- a CDS encoding MFS transporter translates to MATIPLEAPVPAGRAEPLLTRSMLALSGLMLAAMSGFYLLLSAVPAHSATLDGDFAAGLATSVLMATTIAGELYAPRIISRLDRKTAMMVALLVLAVPAPASFSESLVLVLLSCAARGLGLGVLLVAACGLAAALAPPTRRAEAMGVYGLASAIPAILCVPLGPWVLAQLGPGAIGVVAAAVTLPGLACLVALPRHGNQPEQAPHSHRLPQLRGAAWPAVAIALSAIVIGATITFLPLAHKEIGTGTIVLALLLQGLGSAVARWASGRPVDRHGPQGAMTIGLALAVGAIVVLAFEGSTAVLAGVTLSGVAFGIVQTASLAQLLDRTPAGQADGASALWNAAYDAGLGMGGFVLGALATTSGYAAAFAITGGGIAVVALLVLQLFEAPRAAC, encoded by the coding sequence ATGGCGACGATCCCCCTGGAGGCACCGGTTCCAGCCGGCCGTGCAGAACCCCTTCTCACACGATCCATGCTTGCATTGTCCGGTCTGATGCTGGCGGCGATGAGCGGCTTCTATCTGCTGCTTTCGGCCGTTCCCGCACATAGTGCCACCCTCGACGGCGACTTCGCAGCAGGGCTGGCGACGAGCGTGCTCATGGCGACGACGATCGCGGGAGAGCTCTACGCCCCCCGCATCATTTCCCGGCTCGACCGCAAGACTGCGATGATGGTGGCATTGCTAGTACTGGCGGTTCCCGCCCCGGCAAGCTTCTCGGAGAGCCTGGTGCTGGTACTGCTGAGCTGCGCGGCACGGGGGCTCGGGCTTGGCGTCCTGCTAGTGGCGGCATGCGGTCTCGCTGCGGCGCTCGCGCCGCCGACCCGGCGCGCAGAAGCCATGGGCGTCTACGGGCTGGCCTCGGCAATCCCCGCGATCCTGTGCGTACCGCTCGGCCCCTGGGTGCTGGCGCAACTCGGACCCGGCGCGATCGGCGTGGTCGCGGCCGCAGTGACCCTGCCTGGTCTTGCCTGCCTCGTCGCGCTGCCCCGCCATGGCAATCAGCCCGAACAAGCGCCTCACTCACACCGCCTGCCGCAGTTGCGCGGCGCGGCCTGGCCAGCGGTCGCGATCGCGCTGAGCGCGATCGTCATCGGTGCCACCATCACTTTCCTGCCGCTGGCGCACAAGGAGATAGGCACCGGCACAATCGTGCTTGCCCTGCTGCTGCAGGGGCTGGGCTCGGCGGTCGCCCGCTGGGCGTCGGGACGGCCGGTCGATCGCCACGGCCCACAAGGGGCGATGACGATCGGCCTCGCCCTTGCGGTAGGCGCGATTGTGGTGCTCGCCTTCGAAGGCAGCACCGCAGTGCTCGCCGGCGTGACGCTCAGCGGTGTCGCATTCGGTATCGTACAGACGGCGAGCCTCGCACAACTGCTTGATCGTACCCCTGCGGGCCAGGCCGATGGCGCGAGCGCTCTGTGGAATGCCGCCTATGACGCCGGACTCGGGATGGGCGGCTTCGTCCTCGGAGCTCTCGCCACCACCTCGGGCTATGCCGCCGCCTTCGCGATCACCGGCGGTGGAATCGCGGTGGTCGCCTTGCTCGTCCTCCAGCTTTTCGAAGCGCCGAGAGCGGCCTGCTGA
- the pdxR gene encoding MocR-like pyridoxine biosynthesis transcription factor PdxR has protein sequence MLDRGAAESLGSQLRRRLLEAIRSGALRSGVRLPSTRALAAQLGISRPLVVDAYAQLAAEGYLALRQGARPVVIADGSGAPITEPPPPSTGDPIRFDHRPAMPDVTLFPRKAWVSAIRTVLRDLSANDLGYGDLRGSPLLRRALADYLGRVRGVIADPSRIFITSGFAEARALVCAAFHARGIRRLAVEDPSYSDWIAVDKAGLSRIPVPVDPQGMQVEALASSDAEAAFVTPAHQFPIGGVLSAGRRQYLVRWLRDRDALALEDDYDAEFRYDQAPVGALQGLAPDRIVYAGTASKTLAPALRLGWLVVPPGFVGLMNTELRRWSEGPPRIDQDALADLIVSGGYDRHLRRMRRLYRDRRNHLLSRLEDALPGLEVEGAAAGLHVTVRLPEKIDANGETAILAALLRRGLAAEGLRRYSDTAAGPRRLFLGYGRISESGIDHSIRILSEVILGGRGHSR, from the coding sequence GTGCTCGACCGCGGTGCAGCCGAGAGCCTCGGATCGCAGCTCCGGCGGCGCCTGCTCGAGGCAATCCGCTCGGGTGCGCTCCGCAGCGGCGTTCGCCTTCCCTCGACGCGCGCGCTCGCCGCACAGCTGGGTATTTCTCGCCCGCTCGTCGTCGACGCCTATGCCCAGCTCGCCGCTGAGGGCTATCTTGCTCTTCGGCAGGGGGCCCGGCCGGTGGTGATTGCCGACGGCAGCGGTGCGCCCATAACAGAGCCTCCGCCGCCATCGACGGGTGATCCCATCCGTTTCGATCACCGGCCTGCAATGCCCGATGTCACTCTGTTCCCGCGCAAGGCATGGGTTAGCGCGATCCGGACGGTGCTCCGCGACCTTTCGGCAAACGACCTTGGTTATGGCGACCTGCGCGGCAGCCCGCTCCTACGCCGCGCGCTGGCGGACTATCTCGGACGGGTGCGTGGTGTGATCGCCGATCCGTCGCGTATCTTCATCACCAGCGGATTTGCCGAGGCGCGCGCGCTGGTTTGTGCGGCGTTCCACGCGCGCGGCATTCGCCGTCTCGCGGTCGAGGATCCGAGCTACAGCGACTGGATCGCCGTGGACAAGGCCGGCCTCTCCCGCATCCCGGTGCCGGTCGACCCGCAGGGGATGCAGGTCGAGGCGCTGGCGAGCTCGGACGCCGAGGCGGCTTTCGTCACGCCGGCGCATCAGTTTCCGATCGGCGGCGTTCTCAGCGCCGGCCGACGCCAGTATCTCGTTCGATGGCTGCGCGATCGGGATGCGCTGGCACTCGAGGATGATTACGACGCCGAGTTCCGATACGATCAGGCGCCGGTCGGCGCACTTCAGGGACTGGCACCGGATCGGATCGTCTATGCCGGCACCGCCAGCAAGACCCTGGCGCCGGCCTTGCGTCTCGGATGGCTCGTCGTCCCGCCCGGCTTCGTCGGCCTGATGAATACGGAGCTGCGCCGCTGGAGCGAAGGCCCTCCGCGTATCGACCAGGATGCGCTTGCGGATCTGATCGTTTCGGGCGGCTATGACCGCCATTTGCGCAGGATGCGGCGTCTATACCGCGATCGCCGCAATCACCTGCTGTCGCGGCTCGAGGATGCCTTGCCCGGGCTCGAAGTGGAAGGCGCGGCCGCCGGTCTGCACGTCACGGTGCGGCTGCCGGAGAAGATCGATGCGAACGGAGAGACGGCGATCCTCGCGGCATTGCTGCGCCGAGGCCTCGCGGCCGAAGGACTCCGACGCTACAGCGACACCGCAGCCGGTCCACGCAGACTGTTTCTCGGCTATGGTCGAATATCGGAGAGCGGCATCGATCACAGCATCCGGATACTGAGCGAGGTTATCCTAGGCGGTCGAGGGCATAGCAGATAA
- a CDS encoding peptidase has protein sequence MTYCVAVRVAEGLVLLSDTRTNAGVDNISRFSKMFIWEAADERAIGMMTSGNLSITQGVINRINTAIEKSGEDASVETILNADSMYRVAELVGEAMQGLQDRYRSSIQAEGSGADATILVAGQCKGGQHRLFMVYSAGNFVEATEDTPYFQIGEHKYGKPILDRVLSIEMPLDEVVKAACVSMDSTLRSNLSVGMPLDLAVMRRDSLAFDTRERIEADDPRFLAISQHWGEALRKAFKGLPEIGSSA, from the coding sequence ATGACCTATTGCGTCGCGGTGCGGGTCGCCGAGGGGCTCGTGCTGCTGTCGGACACGCGGACCAATGCCGGCGTCGACAACATCTCGCGATTCTCCAAGATGTTCATCTGGGAGGCCGCGGACGAGCGCGCGATCGGCATGATGACCTCCGGCAATCTGTCGATCACCCAGGGCGTCATCAACCGGATCAACACGGCGATCGAGAAATCGGGCGAGGACGCCTCGGTCGAGACGATCCTCAATGCCGACAGCATGTACCGCGTCGCGGAACTGGTCGGCGAGGCGATGCAGGGACTGCAGGACCGCTATCGCAGCTCGATCCAGGCGGAGGGCTCGGGCGCCGACGCGACGATCCTCGTCGCCGGCCAGTGCAAGGGCGGGCAGCACCGCCTGTTCATGGTCTATTCGGCGGGCAATTTCGTCGAGGCGACCGAGGATACCCCCTATTTCCAGATCGGCGAGCACAAGTACGGCAAGCCGATCCTCGATCGCGTTCTCTCGATCGAGATGCCGCTCGACGAGGTGGTGAAGGCGGCCTGCGTATCGATGGATTCGACATTGCGCTCGAACCTGTCGGTCGGGATGCCGCTCGACCTGGCCGTGATGCGCCGGGACAGCCTGGCGTTCGACACGCGGGAGCGGATCGAGGCCGACGATCCGCGCTTCCTGGCCATCTCACAGCATTGGGGCGAGGCACTCCGCAAGGCGTTCAAGGGCCTGCCGGAGATCGGTTCGAGCGCTTAG
- a CDS encoding transglutaminase family protein, with protein sequence MLLVVRHLTHMRYLEGAAGLALRLRLFPQSFEGQRVTDWHVEVDGEEIAPSIVGGYGERFAQWLSPGHRDQLEIVAHGCIETEDKAGIVQGLRHACPPAIFLRDTPLTAADGAITALGDGLSQGADVLAGLHALSARVRDALPYRGGITDSGTSAAAALAGGGGVCQDHAHIFIAAARARGVPARYVAGYLLAGDETDQQFETHAWTEAFVENLGWIGFDVTNGICPTERYVRLCTGLDARDAAPVRGIVTGGGPGTVSADVRIARGEGDIAAIQQQQQQ encoded by the coding sequence ATGCTGCTCGTCGTCCGCCACCTGACCCATATGCGCTATCTCGAAGGCGCGGCCGGCCTGGCGCTGCGGCTCAGACTATTTCCGCAGAGCTTCGAGGGCCAGCGGGTTACGGACTGGCATGTCGAGGTCGACGGCGAGGAGATCGCGCCCTCGATCGTCGGCGGCTATGGCGAGCGTTTCGCGCAGTGGCTGAGCCCGGGACACCGCGACCAGCTGGAGATCGTCGCCCATGGCTGCATCGAGACCGAGGACAAGGCCGGCATCGTCCAGGGGCTGCGCCATGCGTGCCCGCCGGCGATCTTCCTCCGCGACACGCCGTTGACGGCGGCGGATGGGGCGATCACCGCGCTCGGCGACGGCTTGAGCCAAGGGGCGGACGTGCTCGCCGGCCTCCACGCGCTGAGCGCCCGCGTAAGGGACGCACTGCCCTATCGCGGCGGCATCACCGACAGCGGGACATCGGCCGCCGCCGCGCTCGCCGGTGGCGGCGGCGTGTGCCAGGATCACGCGCATATCTTCATCGCCGCGGCGCGGGCCCGGGGAGTGCCGGCACGATATGTCGCGGGCTATCTGCTGGCCGGCGACGAAACGGACCAGCAGTTCGAGACGCACGCCTGGACCGAAGCGTTCGTCGAGAATCTCGGCTGGATCGGCTTCGACGTGACGAACGGTATCTGCCCGACCGAGCGGTACGTCCGGCTGTGCACGGGGCTTGACGCCCGCGATGCCGCGCCCGTACGCGGGATCGTGACCGGCGGCGGGCCGGGCACCGTCTCCGCCGATGTCCGCATCGCTCGCGGCGAGGGCGACATCGCAGCGATCCAGCAGCAACAGCAGCAATGA
- a CDS encoding alpha-E domain-containing protein, with protein sequence MLSRTAENIFWMARYIERAESTARLIQMGQRMAILPGPIHREEWRSVLRVTGCDGLIEGDRPVAEADIVHLLLLDEGNPSSIRACLQRARNNGRAVRTALTQDMWEALNEDWRRLEHYDLARARRDLAELIDWVKTRASTFRGAVETGQLRNEGHDFLRIGGALERAEMTLRLLDVKYYVLLPETAVVGGVRDHYQWTSVLHALSAARAYHHVYGGGDYTPWRIADLLFLNPQFPRSVSFCFGQIGWHLERLARAHGRRSAAHDTAATMLSELHGRESGEIFEGGLHEFVQTALAVTNRLSREIAQAYHFA encoded by the coding sequence ATGCTGAGCCGCACCGCCGAGAACATCTTCTGGATGGCCCGCTACATCGAGCGGGCGGAAAGCACGGCGCGGCTGATCCAGATGGGGCAGCGCATGGCGATCCTGCCCGGACCGATCCACCGCGAGGAATGGCGATCGGTGCTGCGCGTGACCGGATGCGACGGCCTGATCGAGGGCGACCGCCCAGTAGCGGAGGCCGACATCGTCCATCTGCTGCTGCTCGATGAAGGCAACCCGTCATCGATCCGCGCCTGCCTGCAGCGCGCCCGCAACAACGGCCGCGCCGTGCGCACCGCGCTCACGCAGGATATGTGGGAGGCACTCAACGAGGACTGGCGGCGGCTGGAGCACTACGATCTCGCGCGGGCCCGTCGCGATCTCGCCGAGCTGATCGATTGGGTGAAGACCCGGGCGTCCACGTTCCGCGGCGCGGTCGAGACGGGGCAGCTGCGCAACGAAGGCCATGATTTCCTGCGCATCGGCGGCGCGCTCGAGCGCGCGGAGATGACGCTCCGGCTGCTCGACGTGAAATATTATGTGCTGCTGCCCGAGACCGCAGTCGTCGGCGGCGTGCGCGATCATTATCAGTGGACGTCGGTCCTGCACGCCTTGTCGGCGGCGCGCGCCTATCATCACGTCTATGGCGGCGGCGACTATACCCCCTGGCGGATCGCGGACCTGTTGTTCCTCAATCCGCAATTCCCGCGGTCGGTGTCGTTCTGCTTCGGCCAGATCGGATGGCATCTCGAACGGCTCGCGCGCGCACATGGCCGGCGCAGCGCCGCGCATGACACCGCGGCGACCATGCTGTCCGAACTGCACGGCCGCGAGAGCGGTGAGATTTTCGAGGGCGGCCTGCACGAATTCGTCCAGACCGCCCTCGCCGTCACCAACCGGCTGTCGCGCGAGATCGCGCAGGCCTATCACTTCGCCTGA
- a CDS encoding circularly permuted type 2 ATP-grasp protein: MGFFEMTDRSGAVRSCYAQVQRWVDEVGIDGLQLRLKEAETIFRRIGITFAVYGEGGDPERLIPFDLLPRIFSAAEWRVLDRGIRQRARALNAFLYDVYHRGEIIRAGVVPGELVYRNRAFEPEMIGFDPPGRVYSHIVGIDIIRTDEDGFQVLEDNCRTPSGVSYMLENREIMQRMFPELFASTRVAPVDSYPNDLLATLKEVAPAGAGSDPTVVVLTPGSFNSAYYEHSFLADLMGVELVEPMDLYVDDDKVWMKTTHGPKRVDVIYRRIDDDFIDPLTFRPDSMLGVAGLFGAYRAGGVTLCSAPGAGIADDKAIYLFVPDMIRFYLSEAPILQNVPTWRCALPDECAYVVEHLHELVAKEVHGSGGYGMLIGPKATRAEIAAYAERIRAAPADFIAQPTLDLSTAPVLGTREIVGRHVDFRPYCLVGKRMRLAPGGLTRVALTEGSLVVNSSQGGGVKDTWVLDD, translated from the coding sequence ATGGGCTTTTTCGAGATGACCGATCGGTCGGGTGCGGTGCGGTCCTGCTACGCTCAGGTCCAGCGCTGGGTCGACGAGGTCGGCATCGACGGGCTCCAATTGCGCCTTAAAGAGGCCGAGACGATCTTCCGGCGCATCGGCATCACCTTCGCGGTTTATGGAGAAGGCGGCGACCCGGAGCGGCTGATTCCGTTCGACCTGCTGCCGCGGATTTTCTCGGCTGCGGAATGGCGCGTGCTCGACCGCGGTATCCGGCAGCGGGCGCGGGCGCTCAACGCGTTCCTGTACGACGTCTATCACCGCGGCGAGATCATCCGCGCGGGAGTCGTGCCGGGCGAGCTCGTGTATCGGAATCGCGCGTTCGAGCCGGAAATGATCGGCTTCGACCCGCCGGGACGCGTCTACAGCCATATCGTCGGCATCGACATCATCCGCACCGACGAGGACGGCTTCCAGGTGCTGGAGGACAATTGCCGCACGCCCTCCGGCGTCAGCTACATGCTCGAGAATCGCGAGATCATGCAGCGCATGTTCCCCGAGCTGTTCGCGTCGACCCGTGTAGCCCCGGTCGACTCCTACCCCAACGACCTGCTCGCGACGCTCAAGGAAGTGGCCCCGGCAGGCGCCGGCAGCGATCCGACGGTGGTCGTGCTGACGCCGGGCTCGTTCAACTCGGCCTATTACGAGCACAGCTTCCTCGCCGACCTGATGGGCGTCGAGCTGGTCGAGCCAATGGACCTCTATGTCGACGACGACAAGGTGTGGATGAAGACCACCCACGGTCCGAAGCGCGTCGACGTGATCTATCGGCGGATCGACGACGACTTCATCGATCCCCTCACCTTCCGGCCCGATTCCATGCTCGGCGTGGCCGGCCTGTTCGGCGCCTATCGCGCGGGCGGCGTCACCCTGTGCTCGGCACCCGGCGCAGGCATTGCCGACGACAAGGCGATCTATCTGTTCGTGCCGGACATGATCCGCTTCTACCTTTCCGAAGCGCCGATCCTGCAGAACGTGCCGACCTGGCGGTGCGCGCTGCCCGACGAATGCGCCTATGTGGTCGAGCATCTCCACGAACTTGTCGCCAAGGAGGTGCACGGCTCGGGCGGCTACGGCATGTTGATCGGCCCGAAGGCGACCCGGGCGGAGATCGCCGCCTATGCCGAGCGGATCCGGGCCGCCCCCGCCGACTTCATCGCCCAGCCGACGCTGGACCTTTCGACCGCCCCGGTGCTGGGCACGAGGGAGATCGTCGGACGTCATGTCGACTTCCGGCCCTATTGCCTGGTCGGCAAGCGGATGCGCCTCGCCCCGGGCGGGCTGACGCGCGTGGCGCTGACCGAGGGGTCGCTCGTCGTCAATTCATCGCAGGGCGGCGGCGTCAAGGACACCTGGGTGCTGGACGACTGA
- a CDS encoding group III truncated hemoglobin, translating into METDDITEERLKALVERFYDRVRQDPLIGPVFNDAIEDWPEHLEKLQAFWSSVMLSSGRYKGRPLPVHARHGERISAASFDRWLTLWRETTEQMMPPCAAAAMQEKAARIAESLSLGIAFCAGRRDRAASCPPVIDGNSPPIIAMSQSAAEKPRHFKVVLPTGGTV; encoded by the coding sequence CTGGAAACCGACGACATCACCGAAGAGCGGTTGAAGGCGCTGGTCGAGCGTTTCTACGATCGCGTGCGCCAGGACCCGCTGATCGGTCCGGTGTTCAACGACGCGATCGAGGATTGGCCGGAGCACCTCGAAAAGCTCCAGGCATTCTGGTCGTCAGTGATGCTGTCGAGCGGCCGCTACAAGGGCCGCCCGCTGCCGGTTCACGCCAGGCACGGCGAGAGGATCTCGGCCGCCTCGTTCGACCGCTGGCTCACGCTCTGGCGTGAAACGACCGAGCAGATGATGCCGCCGTGCGCGGCCGCGGCCATGCAGGAAAAGGCCGCGCGCATCGCCGAGAGCCTATCGCTAGGCATCGCTTTTTGCGCGGGGCGAAGGGACCGGGCTGCTTCATGTCCGCCAGTAATCGATGGAAACTCGCCGCCGATCATTGCGATGTCCCAATCGGCCGCCGAGAAACCGCGGCATTTCAAGGTAGTGCTCCCTACAGGAGGCACCGTATGA